Within Xanthomonas oryzae pv. oryzae, the genomic segment AAGCCGTCCTCGAAGTTGAGCAGCAAGCTGCAGAAGCTGATCGAAACCTTCAACAAGGGCGAGGACTATCCGGGCGTGCGCTCCCAGGCCGATGAGATCCTGGCCAACAGCGCTGCCAACGAAGCGGACAAGGCGCTGGCCGCGCAGCTCGCTGCACAGGCCGCCTACAATCTGGACGACACTGCCGCTGCCAAGAAGTATCTGCAGCAGGCCATCGGTCTGAACGCGCTGGACAACAACGGCCAGTTCCAGTCGATGCTGATGCTGGCCCAGTTGCAGCTGCAGGACAACCAGCAGGCCGAAGGTCTGGCCACGCTGGACAAGTATCTGGAAGAGAGCAAGTCGCAGCGTCCGGAAGATCTGATCCTCAAGGGCCAGGCGCTGTACCAGGCCGAACGCTACAAGGAAGCGATTCCGGTGCTGAAGCAGGCCATTGCCGCTTCGCCCCAGCCCAAGGACACCTGGAACCAGCTGCTGATGGCGTCTTACGCCGAAGCCGGCCAGACCGGTGAGGCCGTCGCCGCCGCCGAGGCACTTGCCGCCAAGACGCCGAACGACAAGAAAGCCCAGCTCAACCTGGCCAGCATGTACATGCAGGCCGACCAGATGGACAAGGCCGCCGCCGTGATGGACAAGCTGCGTGCTGCCGGGCAGTTGACCGAAGAAAAGGAATACAAGCAGTTGTATTCCATCTACGCCAACACCGAAAACAAAGAAAAGGACGTCATCGCCGTCATCAATGAGGGTATGCAAAAAGGCATCCTCAAGCCCGATTATCAGACATACCTCGCGCTGGCACAGTCGTATTACTACAGCGACAACGTGCCGAAGGCGATCGAAAACTGGCAGAAGGCCGCACCGCTTTCCAAGGATGGCGAGACGTATTTGAATCTGGCCAAGGCGCTGCACTCGGAAGGTCGCATCCCGGAGGCCAAGCAGGCCGCACAGCAGGCGATCGCCAAGGGCGTTAAAAAACCCGAAGACGCCAAGAAGATCATCAACCTGAAGTAAAAAAGAAAATAAACCCCCGAAATCCCTGTGTTTTTAGTGGTTACAGGACTCGGGATTGGTATAAGCTTGGGGGTTCCTGCGGTGTCAAAGCCGTCCAAAAACCTGGGGATCATCACAGTGATCCGGGGCCCCCACTGAAAGAGCCATTGGCGCATGACGGAACAACTCGTTATCCACAGGCATGACTACGATGCCGGGAACCAGGGTCTGAGCTGGGCCCGCATTATCGGCATTGCTTTTGTAATTGCTTTGCACCTCACTGCACTGATGATGTTGCTGATCCCTGCAGTGGCGCCGAAGGCTCCGGCAGAGAAGGAGCGCACCACCATGGTTACCTTAGTGGATGCACCGCCTCCGCCTCCGCCGCCGCCGCCGCCGCCGCCGCCGGAAGACAAGCCGCCGCCGCCGGTCAAGAATCTGTCGCCGCCGAAGCCGTCACCGGTTCCGCCGCCGCCGGAAGCTCCGGTGGTCGACGTTCCCGAACCGCGTGAGAGCGATATCGTCACGCCGCCGAGCCCGCCGAGCCCCCCGGCTCAGCCGAGCGACATTGGCGCCAGCGTCGATATCTCGTCCAAGAACATGAACCCGCCGAAGTACCCGCCGGCAGCCTTCCGTGCCGGTATCCAAGGTGAGGTCATCCTGATCGTGGATGTGGACGCCAACGGCAACGTGACCAATGTGTCGGTCGAAAAGTCCAGCCGCAACCGCGACCTTGACCGTGCTGCGATGGACGCAGCACGCAAGTGGAAGTTCAACGCCTCCACTGTCAACGGGCAGAAAGCTGCCGAACGTGCCCGCGTCCCGGTCAACTTTGCTCTGAACTGATCCACGGGCCGGCTACGGTCGGCCCAGGATCCTGTCTTCCTTTCGCTCCACCCTTCATCACCACACACAACAAAGGTAAGCGTCATGCTGCAGGAATTCTTTATCGCCGCCGCTGCAGGGGGCTCCAATCCGTCGGCCGCTCTGTCGCAGATGGGCTTCGAGCACTTGATCACCGAAATGACCTCCAGCCCCGGCGACTTCGCCGTGTCTTGGGTCGTGCTGATCACCCTGATCTCCATGTCCGCT encodes:
- a CDS encoding energy transducer TonB translates to MTEQLVIHRHDYDAGNQGLSWARIIGIAFVIALHLTALMMLLIPAVAPKAPAEKERTTMVTLVDAPPPPPPPPPPPPPEDKPPPPVKNLSPPKPSPVPPPPEAPVVDVPEPRESDIVTPPSPPSPPAQPSDIGASVDISSKNMNPPKYPPAAFRAGIQGEVILIVDVDANGNVTNVSVEKSSRNRDLDRAAMDAARKWKFNASTVNGQKAAERARVPVNFALN
- a CDS encoding tetratricopeptide repeat protein yields the protein MKLLNRKQALLSLFIAASLGGAVVTDAVAQSDRSSERASRKSKSGKAEELYPQSTRQAPTIKPSSKLSSKLQKLIETFNKGEDYPGVRSQADEILANSAANEADKALAAQLAAQAAYNLDDTAAAKKYLQQAIGLNALDNNGQFQSMLMLAQLQLQDNQQAEGLATLDKYLEESKSQRPEDLILKGQALYQAERYKEAIPVLKQAIAASPQPKDTWNQLLMASYAEAGQTGEAVAAAEALAAKTPNDKKAQLNLASMYMQADQMDKAAAVMDKLRAAGQLTEEKEYKQLYSIYANTENKEKDVIAVINEGMQKGILKPDYQTYLALAQSYYYSDNVPKAIENWQKAAPLSKDGETYLNLAKALHSEGRIPEAKQAAQQAIAKGVKKPEDAKKIINLK